In a genomic window of Pseudoliparis swirei isolate HS2019 ecotype Mariana Trench chromosome 20, NWPU_hadal_v1, whole genome shotgun sequence:
- the vmp1 gene encoding vacuole membrane protein 1 isoform X1, with protein sequence MAANGARCGHPQKRAAQKAKQNGKSTDASVRERRQKDKEDRLSLVVWRRPITTLHYFLLETLIKLKELTKKLWQRRGMVFLVLLLCCLFSFAYSTEGSHQQYVTYLEKRFLWCAYWVGLGILSSVGLGTGLHTFLLYLGPHIASVTLAAYECSSTDFPEPPYPDQIVCPQSGGMEGSISLFSIMSKVRLEACMWGAGTAIGELPPYFMARAARQSGADPEDEDYEEFEEMLEQAEGTQDFVTRAKLGVQHMVQKVGFFGILACASIPNPLFDLAGITCGHFMVPFWTFFGATLIGKAIVKMHIQKLFVIITFSKHIVAQMVSLIGSVPKVGPALQKPFSQYLEAQKNKLHHAGGSAPADENWLSWVFEKVVLVMVCYFVTSIVNSMAQSYAKRLRQQKHSDGKTK encoded by the exons ATGGCAGCCAATGGAGCACGTTGTGGACATCCACAGAAACGAGCAGCACAAAAAGCAAAACAGAATGGCAAGTCGACAG ACGCTTCAGTAAGAGAGAGGCGACAGAAAGATAAGGAGGACCGCCTGTCTCTGGTGGTATGGAGGAGGCCCATCACCACACTGCATTATTTCCTCCTGGAGACCCTCATTAAGCTAAAGGAGTTGACCAAGAA GCTTTGGCAACGACGAGGCATGGTGTTCTTAGTTTTGTTGTTATGTTGTCTGTTCTCCTTTGCCTACTCTACTGAGGGATCACACCAACAA TATGTTACGTACCTGGAGAAGAGGTTCCTATGGTGTGCCTACTGGGTAGGCCTTGGGATCCTGTCTTCAGTTGGCCTTGGGACTGGCTTGCACACCTTTCTCCTCTATCTG GGTCCTCACATAGCGTCAGTAACCCTAGCAGCATACGAGTGCAGCTCCACAGACTTCCCAGAGCCTCCGTACCCAGACCAGATAGTCTGTCCCCAAAGTGGAGGTATGGAGGGAAGCATCTCCCTTTTCTCGATCATGTCGAAGGTCCGCCTGGAGGCCTGCATGTGG GGGGCGGGCACTGCCATCGGAGAGTTGCCTCCGTATTTCATGGCCAGAGCGGCTCGTCAGTCGGGAGCTGATCCAGAGGATGAAGACTACGAGGAGTTTGAGGAGATGCTGGAGCAGGCGGAGGGCACTCAG GATTTTGTCACAAGAGCAAAACTGGGCGTTCAGCATATGGTGCAGAAAGTGGGATTTTTTGGGATCTTGGCTTGTGCCTCA ATCCCCAATCCTCTCTTCGACCTGGCCGGAATAACCTGTGGCCATTTCATGGTTCCCTTCTGGACCTTCTTTGGAGCAACTCTAATTGGGAAAGCCATTGTCAAGATGCATATACAG AAACTATTTGTCATCATTACCTTCAGCAAGCACATAGTGGCGCAAATGGTGTCTCTCATTGG GTCTGTGCCCAAAGTGGGACCAGCACTCCAGAAGCCCTTCAGTCAGTACCTGGAAGCACAGAAGAACAAGCTGCACCATGCTGGAGGAAGTGCACCGGCG GATGAGAACTGGCTGTCGTGGGTGTTTGAGAAGGTGGTGCTGGTCATGGTCTGCTACTTTGTCACTTCCATCGTCAACTCCATGGCTCAGAGCTACGCCAAGCGCCTGCGGCAGCAGAAGCACTCCGATGGGAAAACCAAGTGA
- the vmp1 gene encoding vacuole membrane protein 1 isoform X2, whose amino-acid sequence MAANGARCGHPQKRAAQKAKQNDASVRERRQKDKEDRLSLVVWRRPITTLHYFLLETLIKLKELTKKLWQRRGMVFLVLLLCCLFSFAYSTEGSHQQYVTYLEKRFLWCAYWVGLGILSSVGLGTGLHTFLLYLGPHIASVTLAAYECSSTDFPEPPYPDQIVCPQSGGMEGSISLFSIMSKVRLEACMWGAGTAIGELPPYFMARAARQSGADPEDEDYEEFEEMLEQAEGTQDFVTRAKLGVQHMVQKVGFFGILACASIPNPLFDLAGITCGHFMVPFWTFFGATLIGKAIVKMHIQKLFVIITFSKHIVAQMVSLIGSVPKVGPALQKPFSQYLEAQKNKLHHAGGSAPADENWLSWVFEKVVLVMVCYFVTSIVNSMAQSYAKRLRQQKHSDGKTK is encoded by the exons ATGGCAGCCAATGGAGCACGTTGTGGACATCCACAGAAACGAGCAGCACAAAAAGCAAAACAGAATG ACGCTTCAGTAAGAGAGAGGCGACAGAAAGATAAGGAGGACCGCCTGTCTCTGGTGGTATGGAGGAGGCCCATCACCACACTGCATTATTTCCTCCTGGAGACCCTCATTAAGCTAAAGGAGTTGACCAAGAA GCTTTGGCAACGACGAGGCATGGTGTTCTTAGTTTTGTTGTTATGTTGTCTGTTCTCCTTTGCCTACTCTACTGAGGGATCACACCAACAA TATGTTACGTACCTGGAGAAGAGGTTCCTATGGTGTGCCTACTGGGTAGGCCTTGGGATCCTGTCTTCAGTTGGCCTTGGGACTGGCTTGCACACCTTTCTCCTCTATCTG GGTCCTCACATAGCGTCAGTAACCCTAGCAGCATACGAGTGCAGCTCCACAGACTTCCCAGAGCCTCCGTACCCAGACCAGATAGTCTGTCCCCAAAGTGGAGGTATGGAGGGAAGCATCTCCCTTTTCTCGATCATGTCGAAGGTCCGCCTGGAGGCCTGCATGTGG GGGGCGGGCACTGCCATCGGAGAGTTGCCTCCGTATTTCATGGCCAGAGCGGCTCGTCAGTCGGGAGCTGATCCAGAGGATGAAGACTACGAGGAGTTTGAGGAGATGCTGGAGCAGGCGGAGGGCACTCAG GATTTTGTCACAAGAGCAAAACTGGGCGTTCAGCATATGGTGCAGAAAGTGGGATTTTTTGGGATCTTGGCTTGTGCCTCA ATCCCCAATCCTCTCTTCGACCTGGCCGGAATAACCTGTGGCCATTTCATGGTTCCCTTCTGGACCTTCTTTGGAGCAACTCTAATTGGGAAAGCCATTGTCAAGATGCATATACAG AAACTATTTGTCATCATTACCTTCAGCAAGCACATAGTGGCGCAAATGGTGTCTCTCATTGG GTCTGTGCCCAAAGTGGGACCAGCACTCCAGAAGCCCTTCAGTCAGTACCTGGAAGCACAGAAGAACAAGCTGCACCATGCTGGAGGAAGTGCACCGGCG GATGAGAACTGGCTGTCGTGGGTGTTTGAGAAGGTGGTGCTGGTCATGGTCTGCTACTTTGTCACTTCCATCGTCAACTCCATGGCTCAGAGCTACGCCAAGCGCCTGCGGCAGCAGAAGCACTCCGATGGGAAAACCAAGTGA
- the tubd1 gene encoding tubulin delta chain isoform X2 encodes MSIVTVQLGQCGNQVGYELFDVLCSDALEGQRRLYSAAGCERFFHQTTRGELVARAVLIDMEPKVINQSMSSAARSGMWSYGETAHFSQKQGSGNNWANGYCVHGPRHRNAVEELVRREVERCDRLAGLMAMMSVAGGTGSGVGTYVTQCLRDIYPKSFILNHLTWPYETGEVIVQNYNSMLTLAHLYQLSDAILVHENDTVHKICAQLLNIKHISFGDVNRVIAHQLGSVLQPALTADSRGLYGRNPLGELVSALACHPEYKLLSMCTVPQVPSVSMAYSTFSWPSVLKHLRQMLISNTKMEEGIDWQVRPPAGSERTRSLSGSGFNRSLANLLVLRGKDVYSAETGGFEDPALYTSWLSPGDAFNSWKSPVPFNKYEKCATLVSNSQALLRPLDNMVGKAWNMFASRAYIHQYIKFGISEEDFLDGFTCIEQVVSSYSQLH; translated from the exons ATGTCCATCGTCACAGTTCAGCTCGGCCAGTGCGGTAACCAGGTGGGCTACGAGCTGTTTGACGTCCTCTGCAGCGATGCtctggagggacagaggagattGTACAGCGCAGCAGGCTGCGAGCGGTTCTTCCACCAGACCACACGTGGAG AGCTTGTAGCCAGGGCGGTGCTGATTGACATGGAGCCCAAAGTGATCAACCAGAGCATGAGCAGTGCTGCAAGGTCTGGCATGTGGAGCTACGGAGAGACTGCCCACTTCAGCCAGAAGCAGGGCTCCGGCAACAACTGGGCTAATGG GTACTGTGTCCACGGGCCTCGTCACAGAAACGCGGTGGAGGAGCTGGTGAGGCGAGAGGTGGAGCGCTGTGACAGGTTGGCCGGACTCATGGCCATGATGAGTGTAGCTGGGGGCACGGGGTCCGGCGTTGGTACCTACGTGACTCAGTGTCTCCGAGACATCTACCCCAAGTCCTTCATCCTCAACCACCTCACCTGGCCGTACGAGACCGGGGAG GTGATTGTCCAGAACTACAACTCTATGCTGACGCTGGCTCACCTCTATCAGCTGTCGGACGCCATCCTGGTGCACGAGAACGACACAGTGCACAAGATCTGCGCTCAGCTGTTGAACATCAAACACATCTCCTTCGGCGACGTCAACAGGGTGATCGCTCACCAGCTGGGCAGCGTCCTGCAGCCCGCGCTCACCGCCGACTCCCGCGGACTCTACGGCAGAAATCCTCTGG GCGAGCTGGTGAGCGCCCTGGCGTGCCACCCGGAGTATAAACTGCTCAGCATGTGCACCGTCCCTCAGGTGCCCAGCGTCTCCATGGCCTACAGCACGTTCAGCTGGCCCAGCGTGCTCAAACACCTGCGGCAGATGCTCATCTCCAACACCAAGATGGAGGAAG GTATCGACTGGCAGGTGCGTCCACCTGCAGGTTCTGAGCGGACCAGGAGTCTCTCTGGATCCGGCTTCAACCGGTCCCTGGCCAACCTGCTCGTACTGAGAGGGAAAGACGTTTACAGCGCAGAGACGG GTGGCTTTGAGGACCCGGCCCTGTACACCTCCTGGCTCTCGCCAGGAGACGCTTTCAACTCGTGGAAATCCCCAGTGCCTTTTAATAAGTATGAAAAATGTGCAACGCTGGTCAGTAACAGCCAGGCTCTGCTCAGACCTCTGGACAACATGGTGGGAAAAGCCTGGAATATGTTTGCATCCAG GGCCTACATTCACCAGTACATTAAATTTGGGAtctcagaggaggactttctagACGGCTTCACGTGTATTGAGCAAGTCGTGTCCAGCTACAGTCAACTGCACTAG
- the tubd1 gene encoding tubulin delta chain isoform X1 encodes MSIVTVQLGQCGNQVGYELFDVLCSDALEGQRRLYSAAGCERFFHQTTRGELVARAVLIDMEPKVINQSMSSAARSGMWSYGETAHFSQKQGSGNNWANGYCVHGPRHRNAVEELVRREVERCDRLAGLMAMMSVAGGTGSGVGTYVTQCLRDIYPKSFILNHLTWPYETGEVIVQNYNSMLTLAHLYQLSDAILVHENDTVHKICAQLLNIKHISFGDVNRVIAHQLGSVLQPALTADSRGLYGRNPLGSDISSHLPSPHCTYANVDITLCRRSGELVSALACHPEYKLLSMCTVPQVPSVSMAYSTFSWPSVLKHLRQMLISNTKMEEGIDWQVRPPAGSERTRSLSGSGFNRSLANLLVLRGKDVYSAETGGFEDPALYTSWLSPGDAFNSWKSPVPFNKYEKCATLVSNSQALLRPLDNMVGKAWNMFASRAYIHQYIKFGISEEDFLDGFTCIEQVVSSYSQLH; translated from the exons ATGTCCATCGTCACAGTTCAGCTCGGCCAGTGCGGTAACCAGGTGGGCTACGAGCTGTTTGACGTCCTCTGCAGCGATGCtctggagggacagaggagattGTACAGCGCAGCAGGCTGCGAGCGGTTCTTCCACCAGACCACACGTGGAG AGCTTGTAGCCAGGGCGGTGCTGATTGACATGGAGCCCAAAGTGATCAACCAGAGCATGAGCAGTGCTGCAAGGTCTGGCATGTGGAGCTACGGAGAGACTGCCCACTTCAGCCAGAAGCAGGGCTCCGGCAACAACTGGGCTAATGG GTACTGTGTCCACGGGCCTCGTCACAGAAACGCGGTGGAGGAGCTGGTGAGGCGAGAGGTGGAGCGCTGTGACAGGTTGGCCGGACTCATGGCCATGATGAGTGTAGCTGGGGGCACGGGGTCCGGCGTTGGTACCTACGTGACTCAGTGTCTCCGAGACATCTACCCCAAGTCCTTCATCCTCAACCACCTCACCTGGCCGTACGAGACCGGGGAG GTGATTGTCCAGAACTACAACTCTATGCTGACGCTGGCTCACCTCTATCAGCTGTCGGACGCCATCCTGGTGCACGAGAACGACACAGTGCACAAGATCTGCGCTCAGCTGTTGAACATCAAACACATCTCCTTCGGCGACGTCAACAGGGTGATCGCTCACCAGCTGGGCAGCGTCCTGCAGCCCGCGCTCACCGCCGACTCCCGCGGACTCTACGGCAGAAATCCTCTGG gaagtgacatcagctCGCACCTTCCATCTCCTCATTGTACGTACGCTAATGTGGATATCACGCTTTGTCGTCGCTCAGGCGAGCTGGTGAGCGCCCTGGCGTGCCACCCGGAGTATAAACTGCTCAGCATGTGCACCGTCCCTCAGGTGCCCAGCGTCTCCATGGCCTACAGCACGTTCAGCTGGCCCAGCGTGCTCAAACACCTGCGGCAGATGCTCATCTCCAACACCAAGATGGAGGAAG GTATCGACTGGCAGGTGCGTCCACCTGCAGGTTCTGAGCGGACCAGGAGTCTCTCTGGATCCGGCTTCAACCGGTCCCTGGCCAACCTGCTCGTACTGAGAGGGAAAGACGTTTACAGCGCAGAGACGG GTGGCTTTGAGGACCCGGCCCTGTACACCTCCTGGCTCTCGCCAGGAGACGCTTTCAACTCGTGGAAATCCCCAGTGCCTTTTAATAAGTATGAAAAATGTGCAACGCTGGTCAGTAACAGCCAGGCTCTGCTCAGACCTCTGGACAACATGGTGGGAAAAGCCTGGAATATGTTTGCATCCAG GGCCTACATTCACCAGTACATTAAATTTGGGAtctcagaggaggactttctagACGGCTTCACGTGTATTGAGCAAGTCGTGTCCAGCTACAGTCAACTGCACTAG
- the rps6kb1b gene encoding ribosomal protein S6 kinase beta-1 isoform X1, translated as MAGVFDIDLDQPEENVSDDENEEIQIVDIMDQCSGFEFNMDDCEKIEISEDNVNQGTENIRPECFELLRVLGKGGYGKVFQVRKVVGAASGKIFAMKVLKKAMIVRNAKDTAHTKAERNILEEVKHPFIVDLIYAFQTGGKLYLILEYLSGGELFMQLEREGIFMEDTACFYLAEISMALGHLHQKGIIYRDLKPENIMLNNHGHVKLTDFGLCKESIHDGTVTHTFCGTIEYMAPEILMRSGHNRAVDWWSLGALMYDMLTGAPPFTGENRKKTIDKILKCKLSLPPYLTQEARDLLKRLLKRNASSRLGAVAGDATEVQAHPFFRHINWEDLLARKVEPPFKPFLQSAEDVSQFDSKFTSQTPVDSPDDSTLSESANQAFLGFTYVAPSVLENIKERFAFEPKIRSPRRIVGSPRTPLSPVKFSSGECWARSPHHPGAGPSALQSPQDQAMELSTPEQMDVTTSSEVSAPLPIRQPSGANQGQMKHQAYPSTAKRPEHLRMNL; from the exons ATGGCCGGAGTGTTTGACATTGATCTGGACCAGCCGGAGGAAAATGTCTCCGATGACGAGAACGAGGAG ATTCAAATCGTTGACATCATGGACCAGTGCAGTGGATTTGAGTT CAACATGGACGACTGTGAGAAGATTGAGATATCGGAGGACAACGTCAATCAGGGGACGGAGAACATCAGACCCGAGTGCTTTGAGCTGCTGCGTGTCCTGGGGAAAGGGGGTTACGGAAAG GTTTTTCAAGTTCGAAAAGTTGTTGGAGCTGCATCTGGCAAAATATTTGCCatgaaagttttaaaaaag GCGATGATTGTACGCAACGCCAAGGACACGGCCCATACCAAGGCAGAGAGGAACAtcctggaggaggtgaagcaCCCCTTCATAGTTGATCTCATCTACGCCTTCCAGACCGGAGGGAAGCTGTATCTCATCCTGGAGTACCTGAGCG GAGGAGAACTCTTCATGCagctggagagggagggcaTCTTCATGGAAGACACCGCCTG TTTCTACCTGGCAGAGATCTCCATGGCTCTGGGCCACCTGCACCAAAAGGGCATCATCTACAGAGACCTGAAGCCTGAGAACATCATGCTCAACAACcatg GGCACGTGAAGTTGACAGACTTTGGACTGTGTAAAGAATCGATTCACGACGGCAcggtcacacacaccttctgcggCACCATTGAATACAT GGCCCCAGAGATCTTGATGAGAAGCGGACACAACCGAGCAGTAGACTGGTGGAGTCTGGGCGCTCTGATGTACGACATGCTCACCGGGGCG CCACCGTTCACTGGTGAAAACCGCAAAAAGACGATTGACAAGATCCTGAAGTGTAAGCTCAGCCTCCCACCCTACCTCACGCAAGAAGCAAGAGATCTCCTGAAACGG CTGTTGAAGAGAAACGCCTCATCGCGGCTGGGAGCCGTGGCGGGAGATGCCACCGAGGTGCAG GCCCATCCCTTCTTCAGACACATCAACTGGGAGGATTTGCTGGCCCGGAAAGTGGAGCCGCCGTTCAAACCTTTCCTG CAATCGGCTGAAGACGTGAGTCAGTTCGACTCGAAGTTCACCAGTCAGACACCAGTCGACAGCCCGGATGACTCCACCCTCAGCGAAAGTGCCAATCAAGCCTTTCTg GGTTTCACGTACGTCGCTCCGTCAGTCCTGGAAAACATCAAAGAAAGGTTCGCATTTGAGCCAAAGATCCGCTCCCCTCGACGCATCGTTGGCAGCCCAAGAACACCTCTCAG CCCAGTCAAGTTCTCAAGCGGGGAGTGCTGGGCCCGGAGTCCCCATCACCCTGGCGCAGGACCAAGTGCCCTCCAGTCTCCTCAGGACCAGGCCATGGAGCTGTCCACCCCGGAGCAAATGGACGTCACAACGAGCTCCGAGGTCTCGGCCCCTCTTCCCATCCGTCAGCCTTCCGGGGCCAACCAGGGTCAGATGAAGCACCAGGCCTACCCCAGTACGGCCAAGCGGCCCGAGCATTTACGTATGAACCTATGA
- the rps6kb1b gene encoding ribosomal protein S6 kinase beta-1 isoform X2, producing MDQCSGFEFNMDDCEKIEISEDNVNQGTENIRPECFELLRVLGKGGYGKVFQVRKVVGAASGKIFAMKVLKKAMIVRNAKDTAHTKAERNILEEVKHPFIVDLIYAFQTGGKLYLILEYLSGGELFMQLEREGIFMEDTACFYLAEISMALGHLHQKGIIYRDLKPENIMLNNHGHVKLTDFGLCKESIHDGTVTHTFCGTIEYMAPEILMRSGHNRAVDWWSLGALMYDMLTGAPPFTGENRKKTIDKILKCKLSLPPYLTQEARDLLKRLLKRNASSRLGAVAGDATEVQAHPFFRHINWEDLLARKVEPPFKPFLQSAEDVSQFDSKFTSQTPVDSPDDSTLSESANQAFLGFTYVAPSVLENIKERFAFEPKIRSPRRIVGSPRTPLSPVKFSSGECWARSPHHPGAGPSALQSPQDQAMELSTPEQMDVTTSSEVSAPLPIRQPSGANQGQMKHQAYPSTAKRPEHLRMNL from the exons ATGGACCAGTGCAGTGGATTTGAGTT CAACATGGACGACTGTGAGAAGATTGAGATATCGGAGGACAACGTCAATCAGGGGACGGAGAACATCAGACCCGAGTGCTTTGAGCTGCTGCGTGTCCTGGGGAAAGGGGGTTACGGAAAG GTTTTTCAAGTTCGAAAAGTTGTTGGAGCTGCATCTGGCAAAATATTTGCCatgaaagttttaaaaaag GCGATGATTGTACGCAACGCCAAGGACACGGCCCATACCAAGGCAGAGAGGAACAtcctggaggaggtgaagcaCCCCTTCATAGTTGATCTCATCTACGCCTTCCAGACCGGAGGGAAGCTGTATCTCATCCTGGAGTACCTGAGCG GAGGAGAACTCTTCATGCagctggagagggagggcaTCTTCATGGAAGACACCGCCTG TTTCTACCTGGCAGAGATCTCCATGGCTCTGGGCCACCTGCACCAAAAGGGCATCATCTACAGAGACCTGAAGCCTGAGAACATCATGCTCAACAACcatg GGCACGTGAAGTTGACAGACTTTGGACTGTGTAAAGAATCGATTCACGACGGCAcggtcacacacaccttctgcggCACCATTGAATACAT GGCCCCAGAGATCTTGATGAGAAGCGGACACAACCGAGCAGTAGACTGGTGGAGTCTGGGCGCTCTGATGTACGACATGCTCACCGGGGCG CCACCGTTCACTGGTGAAAACCGCAAAAAGACGATTGACAAGATCCTGAAGTGTAAGCTCAGCCTCCCACCCTACCTCACGCAAGAAGCAAGAGATCTCCTGAAACGG CTGTTGAAGAGAAACGCCTCATCGCGGCTGGGAGCCGTGGCGGGAGATGCCACCGAGGTGCAG GCCCATCCCTTCTTCAGACACATCAACTGGGAGGATTTGCTGGCCCGGAAAGTGGAGCCGCCGTTCAAACCTTTCCTG CAATCGGCTGAAGACGTGAGTCAGTTCGACTCGAAGTTCACCAGTCAGACACCAGTCGACAGCCCGGATGACTCCACCCTCAGCGAAAGTGCCAATCAAGCCTTTCTg GGTTTCACGTACGTCGCTCCGTCAGTCCTGGAAAACATCAAAGAAAGGTTCGCATTTGAGCCAAAGATCCGCTCCCCTCGACGCATCGTTGGCAGCCCAAGAACACCTCTCAG CCCAGTCAAGTTCTCAAGCGGGGAGTGCTGGGCCCGGAGTCCCCATCACCCTGGCGCAGGACCAAGTGCCCTCCAGTCTCCTCAGGACCAGGCCATGGAGCTGTCCACCCCGGAGCAAATGGACGTCACAACGAGCTCCGAGGTCTCGGCCCCTCTTCCCATCCGTCAGCCTTCCGGGGCCAACCAGGGTCAGATGAAGCACCAGGCCTACCCCAGTACGGCCAAGCGGCCCGAGCATTTACGTATGAACCTATGA